A window from Micromonospora profundi encodes these proteins:
- the nirB gene encoding nitrite reductase large subunit NirB — protein sequence MSGGDLVVIGNGMVGQRFVDALRARDPRGRWRVTVLAEERRPAYDRVRLSAFFDGVGEDELNVHTPHDGVRLRLGEPATAIDRDRRVVTTVDGEYPYDALVLATGSYPFVPPVPGADLPGVFVYRTLDDLAAIRAYAQGRRVGAVIGGGLLGLEAANALRLLGLSTDVVEFAPRLMPVQVDQAGAAMLRRYVEELGVRTHLGVGTTAIRAGADGAVAALELSDGRTVDADLVVVAAGIRPRDELARAADLPRGPRGGVLVDATCRSADERIWAVGECAAVDGTCHGLVAPGYATAEVVADRLVGGAATFPGADTATKLKLLGVDVASFGDAHGTTEGCLDVTFTDPATRVYAKLVLSDDAHTLLGGVLVGDASAYPTLRASVGGPLPAAPLALLAPDGGGADAGALPATAQVCSCNAVTRGDVDAAIADGCADVPALKACTRAGTSCGSCVPMLKQLLDAAGVAQSAALCEHFDVGRRDLFEIVRVRGIRTFSRLVAEHGRGRGCDICKPVVASILASLGNGHVLDGEQASLQDTNDHFLANLQRDGSYSVVPRIPGGEITPEKLIVIGEVARDFQLYTKITGGQRIDLFGARVEQLPLIWRRLVDAGFESGHAYGKALRTVKSCVGETWCRYGVQDSVGLAVALELRYRGLRAPHKLKSAVSGCARECAEARSKDFGIIATETGWNLYVGGNGGFRPRHADLFATDLSTDELITLIDRFLIYYIRTADRLQRTAGWIESMDGGLDHLRSVIVDDSLGLCADLDAAMARHVTTYSDEWRDVLNDPDRLRRYTSFVNAPDVPDPSITFTQERGQPVPAHGQRRQPVTLGLPEVRR from the coding sequence ATGAGCGGCGGTGACCTGGTCGTCATCGGCAACGGCATGGTGGGGCAACGGTTCGTCGACGCGCTTCGCGCCCGCGATCCCCGGGGGCGCTGGCGGGTGACAGTGCTGGCCGAGGAGCGGCGTCCGGCGTACGACAGGGTGCGGCTCTCGGCGTTCTTCGACGGGGTGGGCGAGGACGAACTCAACGTGCACACCCCGCACGACGGGGTACGGCTGCGTCTCGGCGAGCCGGCCACCGCCATCGACCGTGACCGGCGGGTGGTGACCACCGTCGACGGCGAGTACCCCTATGACGCGCTGGTGCTGGCCACCGGTTCGTACCCGTTCGTGCCTCCGGTGCCCGGCGCCGACCTGCCCGGGGTCTTCGTCTACCGCACCCTTGACGACCTGGCGGCGATCCGGGCGTACGCGCAGGGCCGGCGGGTCGGCGCGGTGATCGGCGGTGGGCTGCTCGGGCTGGAGGCGGCGAACGCCCTGCGACTGCTCGGCCTGAGCACCGACGTTGTCGAGTTCGCGCCCCGCCTCATGCCGGTGCAGGTCGACCAGGCCGGCGCGGCGATGCTCCGCCGGTACGTCGAGGAGTTGGGTGTGCGTACCCACCTCGGGGTGGGCACCACGGCGATCCGGGCCGGGGCGGACGGAGCTGTCGCCGCCCTGGAGCTCTCCGACGGCCGTACTGTCGACGCCGACCTGGTGGTGGTGGCCGCCGGCATCCGACCGCGTGACGAGCTGGCGCGGGCCGCCGACCTGCCACGCGGCCCGCGCGGCGGGGTGCTCGTCGACGCGACCTGCCGCAGCGCCGACGAGCGGATCTGGGCTGTCGGTGAGTGCGCGGCGGTCGACGGCACCTGTCACGGTCTTGTCGCCCCCGGGTACGCGACGGCCGAGGTGGTGGCCGACCGGCTGGTCGGTGGCGCGGCGACCTTCCCGGGCGCGGACACCGCCACGAAGCTGAAGCTGCTCGGCGTGGACGTGGCCTCGTTCGGCGACGCGCACGGCACCACCGAGGGCTGCCTGGACGTCACGTTCACCGATCCGGCCACCCGGGTCTACGCGAAGCTGGTCCTGTCCGACGACGCGCACACCCTGCTGGGCGGGGTGCTTGTGGGTGACGCCAGCGCGTACCCGACGTTGCGGGCCAGTGTGGGCGGCCCGCTGCCGGCCGCGCCGCTTGCGTTGCTCGCACCGGACGGCGGTGGCGCGGACGCCGGCGCGCTGCCCGCCACCGCGCAGGTCTGCTCCTGCAACGCGGTGACCCGTGGCGACGTGGACGCCGCAATCGCCGACGGCTGCGCGGACGTGCCAGCGTTGAAGGCGTGCACCAGAGCCGGCACGAGCTGCGGGTCCTGCGTGCCGATGCTCAAGCAACTGCTGGACGCGGCCGGGGTGGCGCAGTCCGCCGCGTTGTGCGAGCACTTCGACGTCGGCCGGCGGGACCTGTTCGAGATCGTTCGGGTACGCGGCATCCGCACGTTCTCCCGGCTGGTCGCCGAGCACGGCCGGGGGCGCGGCTGCGACATCTGCAAGCCGGTGGTGGCGTCGATCCTCGCCTCGCTGGGCAACGGGCACGTGCTCGACGGTGAGCAGGCGTCGTTGCAGGACACGAACGACCACTTCCTTGCCAACCTGCAACGCGACGGCAGCTACTCGGTGGTGCCCCGGATCCCCGGCGGCGAGATCACCCCGGAGAAGCTGATCGTGATCGGTGAGGTCGCCCGGGACTTCCAGCTCTACACGAAGATCACCGGCGGGCAGCGGATCGACCTGTTCGGCGCACGGGTGGAGCAGTTGCCGCTGATCTGGCGGCGGCTTGTGGACGCCGGCTTCGAGTCCGGCCACGCGTACGGCAAGGCGCTGCGCACAGTGAAGTCCTGCGTCGGTGAAACCTGGTGCCGGTACGGGGTGCAGGACTCGGTGGGCCTGGCCGTGGCACTGGAGTTGCGTTACCGCGGGCTGCGCGCCCCGCACAAGCTCAAGTCGGCGGTGTCCGGCTGCGCCCGCGAGTGCGCCGAGGCGCGCAGCAAGGACTTCGGCATCATCGCCACCGAGACCGGCTGGAACCTCTACGTCGGTGGCAACGGCGGTTTCCGGCCCCGGCACGCCGACCTGTTCGCCACCGACCTGTCGACCGATGAGCTGATCACCCTCATCGACAGGTTCCTCATCTACTACATCCGTACCGCCGACCGGCTGCAACGCACCGCCGGCTGGATCGAGTCGATGGACGGCGGCCTCGACCACCTGCGCTCGGTGATCGTCGACGACTCCCTGGGCCTGTGCGCCGACCTCGACGCGGCGATGGCCCGGCACGTGACCACGTACTCCGACGAGTGGCGCGACGTGCTGAACGACCCGGACCGGCTGCGCCGCTACACCTCCTTCGTCAACGCGCCCGACGTGCCCGACCCGTCGATCACCTTCACGCAGGAACGCGGCCAACCGGTGCCGGCGCACGGTCAGCGCCGGCAGCCGGTGACGCTCGGCCTTCCGGAGGTACGGCGATGA
- the nirD gene encoding nitrite reductase small subunit NirD: MSQHSTLEWTVVCPLDRLDPDRGVAALVDGVQVALFRTADGLFAIDNRDPVSGAYVLSRGIVGSRAGVPTVASPLHKQVYDLRSGACLDLPGVAVTRHDARCRDGLVEVRLRRED, encoded by the coding sequence ATGAGCCAGCACAGCACACTGGAGTGGACAGTGGTCTGCCCCCTCGACCGGCTGGACCCCGACCGGGGCGTGGCCGCCCTTGTCGACGGCGTTCAGGTCGCCCTCTTCCGCACCGCCGACGGGCTGTTCGCGATCGACAACCGCGATCCGGTGTCCGGCGCGTACGTGCTGTCCCGGGGCATCGTGGGCAGCCGCGCCGGGGTGCCGACTGTCGCCTCGCCGCTGCACAAGCAGGTGTACGACCTGCGCAGCGGCGCCTGCCTCGATCTGCCCGGGGTGGCCGTGACCCGGCACGACGCTCGCTGCCGTGACGGGCTGGTCGAGGTGCGGCTGCGACGGGAGGACTGA
- a CDS encoding DUF742 domain-containing protein, translated as MDQRRADPRGALVRPYAVTRGRTEPRQDIALEAVLTASPTQVAESRFAGHDKHRIATVCEGRAQSLAEIAAYTRMPLGVARVLVADMVAESLLTLHTAAPAEGFEERMELLGRVLSGLRRL; from the coding sequence ATGGACCAACGACGCGCTGACCCGCGCGGCGCTCTGGTACGTCCGTACGCGGTCACCCGTGGTCGTACCGAGCCCCGGCAGGACATCGCCCTCGAGGCGGTCCTCACGGCCTCTCCCACCCAGGTTGCCGAGTCCCGCTTCGCGGGGCACGACAAGCACCGCATCGCCACGGTCTGCGAGGGCCGGGCGCAGTCGCTGGCGGAGATCGCCGCGTACACCCGGATGCCGCTCGGCGTCGCCCGGGTGCTGGTCGCCGACATGGTGGCCGAGAGCCTGCTGACGTTACACACTGCTGCTCCCGCCGAGGGGTTCGAGGAGCGGATGGAACTGCTTGGAAGGGTGCTAAGTGGACTTCGCAGGCTATGA
- a CDS encoding uroporphyrinogen-III synthase has product MREELAGFTIGVTADRRRDELAALLERRGARVVLAPALRIVPLSDDTELREATRACLDQPPDILMANTGIGMRGWLEAAEGWGLAEPLRSVLGRSYVVARGPKARGAIRAAGLHDQWSPDSESCDEVVDHLRRRGVAGQVIAMQLHGERQPECTLALEAAGATVIEVPVYRWAPPTDLAPLHRLIDLIAGRLVDAVTFTSAPAAEALLRAAGDRTDAVVSAFRSDVLASCVGAVTAEPLLRHGVPVSAPGRARLGALVRTIVDELPRRTVTFKAGGHLLTLRGHAAVIDGELRPLAPAPMAVLRALAQSPGRVLSRTALLRTLPRGADEHAVEMAVARLRAGLRAPRVVQTVVKRGYRLRVD; this is encoded by the coding sequence ATGCGGGAGGAACTGGCCGGCTTCACGATCGGAGTGACCGCCGACCGGCGGCGCGACGAGTTGGCCGCGCTGCTCGAACGTCGGGGCGCCCGGGTGGTGCTCGCCCCGGCGCTGCGGATCGTTCCGCTGTCCGACGACACCGAGTTGCGCGAGGCGACGCGCGCCTGCCTGGACCAGCCGCCGGACATCCTGATGGCCAACACCGGGATCGGCATGCGCGGGTGGTTGGAGGCGGCCGAAGGTTGGGGGCTGGCGGAGCCGCTGCGCTCGGTGCTGGGCCGCTCGTACGTGGTGGCGCGGGGCCCGAAGGCACGTGGCGCGATCCGGGCGGCAGGGCTGCACGACCAGTGGTCACCGGATTCGGAGAGCTGCGACGAGGTGGTCGACCACCTGCGTCGGCGCGGTGTGGCCGGGCAGGTGATCGCCATGCAGTTGCACGGGGAGCGCCAGCCGGAGTGCACACTCGCGCTGGAGGCGGCCGGCGCCACTGTGATCGAGGTTCCGGTCTACCGCTGGGCGCCGCCCACCGACCTGGCGCCGCTGCACCGGCTCATCGACCTGATCGCCGGCCGGCTTGTGGACGCGGTGACGTTCACTTCGGCGCCTGCGGCCGAGGCGCTGCTGCGGGCGGCCGGCGACCGTACCGACGCGGTGGTGTCCGCGTTCCGCAGCGACGTGCTCGCCAGCTGCGTCGGCGCGGTGACCGCCGAACCCCTGCTGCGGCACGGGGTGCCGGTGAGCGCGCCGGGACGGGCCCGGCTGGGCGCGCTGGTGCGGACAATCGTCGACGAGCTGCCCCGCCGGACCGTCACGTTCAAGGCCGGCGGTCACCTGCTCACCCTGCGCGGGCACGCAGCGGTGATCGACGGCGAGCTGCGTCCCCTGGCGCCCGCGCCGATGGCGGTGCTGCGGGCGCTGGCCCAGTCCCCCGGACGGGTGCTGTCGCGTACGGCGCTGCTGCGGACCCTGCCCCGGGGCGCGGACGAGCACGCCGTGGAGATGGCGGTGGCCCGGCTGCGGGCCGGCCTGCGCGCGCCACGTGTGGTGCAGACAGTGGTCAAACGCGGCTACCGGCTCCGGGTCGACTGA
- a CDS encoding GTP-binding protein, with protein MDFAGYDPAGGRPGRGIVSAKIVVAGGFGVGKTTLVGSISEIQPLTTEAVMTAAGVGIDDPSKVPGKETTTVAMDFGRITMAQDLILYLFGTPGQTRFWFMWDEIIRGAVGAAVLVDTRRITDAFAPLDYFENRNLPYVVALNHFDGAPQYELDEVREALAISPQVPLVMTDARHRDSVKQVLVTVVEHAMLRLQAEHGRGFPTPVG; from the coding sequence GTGGACTTCGCAGGCTATGACCCCGCTGGGGGGCGGCCGGGCCGGGGAATCGTCTCCGCGAAGATCGTTGTCGCGGGCGGGTTCGGCGTCGGTAAGACGACCCTTGTCGGTTCGATCTCCGAGATCCAACCGCTGACGACCGAGGCGGTGATGACCGCGGCCGGTGTCGGCATCGACGATCCGTCCAAGGTGCCGGGCAAGGAGACCACAACGGTCGCCATGGACTTCGGCCGTATCACGATGGCCCAGGACCTGATCCTGTACCTCTTCGGTACACCGGGTCAGACCCGCTTCTGGTTCATGTGGGACGAGATCATCCGGGGTGCGGTGGGTGCCGCGGTGCTCGTGGACACCCGGCGGATCACCGACGCGTTCGCCCCGCTCGACTACTTCGAGAACCGCAACCTGCCGTACGTGGTGGCGCTCAACCACTTCGACGGCGCTCCCCAGTACGAGCTGGACGAGGTCCGCGAGGCGTTGGCCATCTCGCCGCAGGTGCCGCTGGTGATGACCGACGCCCGGCACCGGGACTCGGTCAAGCAGGTGCTGGTGACCGTTGTCGAGCACGCCATGCTCCGGTTGCAGGCCGAGCACGGCCGCGGGTTCCCCACGCCGGTCGGCTGA
- a CDS encoding roadblock/LC7 domain-containing protein: MNRPAAMQDMGWLLTNFADSVAGIAHVVAVSADGLLLASSRDLPGDRADQLAAITSGVVSLTEGAARMFSAGGVLQTVIEMDSGYLFLMSISDGSSMAVLAARSCDVGQVGYEMALLVERVGAALVPLPRDAVRS; encoded by the coding sequence ATGAACAGGCCAGCTGCCATGCAGGACATGGGTTGGCTGCTCACCAACTTCGCCGACAGCGTGGCGGGGATCGCCCACGTGGTGGCGGTGTCCGCCGACGGGCTGCTGCTCGCCTCCTCCCGGGACCTGCCGGGAGACCGGGCGGACCAGCTCGCCGCCATCACCTCCGGCGTGGTGAGCCTGACCGAGGGCGCGGCGCGGATGTTCAGCGCGGGCGGGGTGTTGCAGACCGTCATCGAGATGGACAGCGGCTACCTGTTCCTCATGTCGATCAGCGACGGCTCGTCGATGGCCGTGCTCGCGGCGCGCAGTTGCGACGTGGGCCAGGTGGGCTACGAGATGGCGCTGCTGGTGGAGCGGGTGGGTGCCGCGCTGGTGCCGCTGCCGCGAGACGCGGTGCGCTCGTAG